Proteins co-encoded in one Verrucomicrobiota bacterium genomic window:
- a CDS encoding PEGA domain-containing protein → MLADDLRLGVPVVLRKAGLASRLAVPWWRRRARTFTCLRHPNYLNVLDLVRDGGEELVVTERPSGPSLAELLRAGVRFTLEDVVRLLPLTILDVTAALTASRKGPTASEMFVEGRDRRCGLVELATQPVSDWPTFLIKVDLWNLIQPGADCRDRLSFWPRRHSPAVALAIRYTARLIYELLGGAQRSQRHGRLVRSGFKPIPGLKPEANALLKRVMSGRMRFNSSEEFLWELEKANGLTWELEVVRMAGSPSGIASAAGRAARADEGVPLLPAVLPSDAVALPATARAQLRPAAVGGPTWSSSGVTALVAGAFAAAMVLGAVVYEQLHGSHPAPFDTTSPGTVSLQAEPDGVQVTVDGAGVMAAPAWKGQLTKGTHRILVSKPGFASQELNVEVESGKLKDLGTVTLEPLYGGLSLAADMPHTAYEVIGPNSERFTGLAPVTLSQLGPGRYTVRLHSIGWSEYLQTVDVTAGQTASVNHTFAGQQDDQAFAMMPVPFPVAKPLPSVGPEAEGNDTGDESAPPTADRTRTRAHSRTRLSKNEAFRQFEAAWDAKERAVQSQIAMTDRRLGAASGASREQLKAQRSYLERRRDYVRQMRRYRRSQLRHRYGVPDPFMDRIRNALGF, encoded by the coding sequence ATGCTCGCTGATGATCTGCGGCTGGGTGTTCCGGTCGTCCTGCGAAAGGCCGGCCTTGCCTCTCGTCTCGCGGTTCCCTGGTGGCGTCGCCGGGCGCGGACATTCACTTGTCTGCGGCACCCGAACTACCTGAACGTCCTCGACCTGGTACGGGACGGGGGTGAAGAACTTGTCGTGACGGAACGCCCTTCCGGCCCGTCCCTGGCGGAATTGTTGCGTGCTGGGGTTCGCTTTACCCTGGAGGATGTGGTGCGGCTTTTGCCGCTGACGATTTTGGATGTCACGGCTGCGCTCACCGCTTCAAGGAAAGGGCCGACGGCCTCCGAAATGTTTGTCGAGGGACGCGACCGGCGGTGCGGCTTGGTAGAACTTGCGACGCAGCCGGTTTCAGATTGGCCGACTTTCCTGATTAAAGTCGATCTCTGGAACTTGATCCAGCCCGGGGCCGACTGCCGGGACAGACTGTCGTTCTGGCCACGCCGTCATTCTCCGGCCGTTGCCCTGGCGATTCGGTACACTGCGCGGCTGATCTATGAATTGTTGGGGGGTGCTCAGCGATCGCAGCGTCACGGGCGGCTGGTTCGATCCGGCTTCAAACCGATTCCCGGGCTGAAACCGGAGGCGAACGCGCTGCTTAAGCGGGTGATGAGCGGGCGCATGCGTTTTAACTCAAGCGAGGAGTTTCTCTGGGAGCTCGAAAAGGCCAACGGATTAACCTGGGAATTGGAGGTAGTGAGGATGGCCGGTTCGCCGTCGGGCATCGCCAGCGCGGCCGGGCGTGCGGCGCGTGCGGATGAAGGAGTGCCGTTGCTGCCGGCGGTCCTGCCATCCGACGCGGTCGCCCTTCCGGCCACGGCACGTGCTCAACTTCGCCCGGCTGCCGTTGGCGGGCCGACGTGGTCCAGCAGCGGGGTAACGGCCCTCGTTGCCGGTGCCTTTGCGGCGGCGATGGTCCTCGGCGCGGTCGTTTACGAACAACTGCATGGATCGCACCCTGCCCCCTTTGACACCACCTCACCTGGAACCGTTTCTCTCCAGGCTGAGCCGGACGGGGTGCAGGTCACCGTGGACGGCGCCGGGGTGATGGCGGCGCCGGCGTGGAAAGGCCAGTTGACTAAGGGTACCCATCGTATTCTGGTTTCGAAACCCGGCTTTGCTTCCCAGGAACTCAACGTGGAGGTCGAATCCGGGAAGCTTAAAGATCTTGGTACCGTCACGCTTGAACCCCTTTACGGAGGCTTGTCTTTAGCGGCTGATATGCCGCACACAGCTTACGAAGTGATCGGACCAAATTCGGAACGCTTCACGGGTTTGGCTCCGGTTACCCTGTCGCAGCTCGGACCGGGGCGCTACACGGTGCGCCTGCACTCGATAGGCTGGTCCGAATACCTTCAGACGGTGGACGTAACGGCCGGCCAGACGGCCAGTGTAAACCACACGTTCGCGGGCCAGCAGGATGACCAGGCTTTTGCCATGATGCCCGTTCCGTTCCCGGTTGCAAAGCCGCTGCCAAGCGTCGGACCGGAAGCCGAAGGGAATGACACCGGGGACGAAAGCGCGCCGCCGACGGCTGATCGGACCCGAACCCGCGCTCATTCCAGGACCCGGTTATCGAAAAACGAGGCTTTCCGGCAGTTTGAAGCGGCGTGGGACGCCAAAGAAAGAGCGGTTCAGTCCCAGATTGCGATGACGGATCGACGCCTGGGCGCAGCGTCGGGCGCTTCTCGTGAACAGCTCAAGGCGCAGCGAAGCTATCTGGAGCGCCGTCGGGATTACGTCCGGCAAATGCGTCGCTACCGGCGTTCCCAGTTGCGCCATCGCTACGGCGTGCCGGACCCGTTCATGGACCGAATCCGCAACGCGCTTGGGTTCTAG
- a CDS encoding response regulator transcription factor, producing the protein MAASEAVARSKVLIVDDNLLVRRTLTQLINQREDLVVCGHASSVDEGTETAVRLKPDLAIVDLTLGNEDSLQLIRQLRECVPETRILVLSMHEEDVFAFPVLRAGADGFVMKQKAAQHLFAAIHAVLAGQVYVSRPPR; encoded by the coding sequence ATGGCTGCTTCTGAGGCGGTTGCCCGGTCCAAGGTCCTGATCGTGGATGATAACCTCCTGGTACGCAGGACTCTGACTCAGTTGATCAACCAGCGTGAGGACCTGGTTGTCTGTGGGCATGCATCCAGCGTTGATGAAGGGACGGAAACCGCCGTCCGCTTGAAACCGGACCTCGCCATCGTCGATCTCACCCTTGGCAATGAGGACAGTTTGCAGCTTATCCGGCAACTGCGCGAATGCGTGCCGGAGACGCGTATCCTGGTGTTGTCGATGCATGAGGAGGATGTCTTCGCCTTTCCGGTGCTTCGGGCCGGCGCCGACGGCTTTGTAATGAAGCAGAAGGCCGCTCAACACCTCTTCGCAGCAATCCATGCCGTTCTGGCCGGTCAAGTGTATGTGAGTCGCCCGCCCCGGTAA
- a CDS encoding response regulator transcription factor yields MNPPVLPKARIMLVDDHAVIRKGLALLINQQKHLAVCGEASSVEEARRMTSLLKPDLMIVDLTLGKADGLELIRDLRQDEPNIPVLVLSMHDEEIYAPQALRAGARGYVMKQDAVYQIFTAVDEVLAGRVYLSDRMKRQSDEPDAAS; encoded by the coding sequence ATGAATCCTCCCGTCTTGCCGAAAGCGAGGATTATGCTCGTCGATGATCATGCGGTGATCCGTAAGGGCCTGGCTCTCCTGATCAATCAACAAAAACATCTTGCCGTCTGCGGCGAGGCGTCAAGCGTCGAAGAGGCACGCAGAATGACCTCCCTTTTGAAGCCGGATCTGATGATCGTCGACCTGACGCTCGGAAAGGCCGACGGACTCGAACTCATCCGCGACCTGCGTCAGGACGAACCGAATATCCCGGTGCTCGTGCTCTCGATGCACGACGAAGAAATTTATGCACCTCAAGCGCTTCGCGCCGGAGCCCGTGGCTACGTGATGAAACAGGACGCCGTCTATCAGATCTTTACCGCAGTTGACGAGGTCCTCGCCGGCCGGGTTTACCTGAGCGACAGGATGAAGCGGCAATCTGATGAACCGGACGCAGCCTCCTGA
- a CDS encoding PAS domain-containing protein, with the protein MPRPAGVSAGVDADLIVVGIGASTGGFDAITAFLENLPEQTGMAFVLVQDLDPSDESTSDAVGTLGSKTGMPVKEASDEGRVEANHVYVIPPGADMVIEDGILRLSPRTSFDGQPMPVDIFLRALAADRHDRAIAVILSGPGSDGALGVQTVKAEGGITFCQEPASAGNPGMPAAAISTSCVDFVLAPAGIAGELGRISRHPYSRKRPVKAPASEGAAEAKVGKAGAKKSAAGAGGDDRHGAEMLRVLILLRSIFGADFMHYPPTTIQRRVLRRMALLHIDRVEDYVRFLHGHEGELVTLHQEILLKVNSFFRDPGVFEFLKRRVFPGIVKDCLGDQGVRLWVPGCSTGEEAYSLAVCLSEYLEQHRAHCPVQIFATDLSDAALDHAREGTYIENIALDVSPERLRRFFTRIGRSYRVAKPIREQIVFARHNLVKDPPFSRLDLISCRHLLSDLSPNLRRKIGFTLHYALRPGGHLVLGHSENADEFAGLFTPLDEETCIFVRQDAPSRGRSESRATGHPSGPGRQAPSPKTPDPLPPYARSGGANPSRTVQEAGSPEIVQEANRLLIQRYAPPGAVVNSRFEVIEFHGQGHAYFEPAYGKASFNLLKLIKEPLAIHVRSLVAAARRNFIARTQRVTYREHGLTHELELEVVPLTAPSERHFLVLFHRATPGGPHAASSESERASLPAEERTPQTHEVETLRQELATTQQYLESIIKEQDAATEEIKIANEEIRSSNEELQSTNEELEAAKEELQTNNDELATLNQELQVRNAELANVNNDLINLVNSINFAILMLGSDGRIRRFTAIAMRLFNLIPADLGRPFSDIRSNLQVPDFAHLVDEVIQTVTSKEREVQDKEGRWYSMSIRPYRTSEHKIDGAVIYLVDIDDLKRSLEAFKRSRDFSQAVVETVREPLVVLDAGLKVKSANTAFYNLIGAAPQETLGRSFHTLADGDWDIPRLRRFLADVVETGNRIQDYVIEHNFREIGRKRLLFNGRRINGEDQTPPLILLAIEDVTERRRVEQQVLAVSERERRRMAQELHDGLGQHLTAITFVAQTIHHQLEHQNYAEATKNAEQLVTEVSEATGLTRDLAKGLHPMQLQGDQFQTAMGTLANNVSSLFKVVCTFRCDHPCLPPAGSDEGATQLYGIAQEAINNALKHAKPTRITISYKQDPQTGRARLLIGNDDSGSPKPAGPDQITRGMGLRIMRYRAESIGGKFHFDQAPDGSTLVTATFGEEGDEK; encoded by the coding sequence GTGCCCCGACCCGCTGGCGTCTCCGCCGGAGTTGACGCCGACCTGATCGTGGTCGGGATCGGGGCTTCGACCGGCGGCTTCGACGCCATCACCGCATTTCTCGAAAACCTGCCTGAGCAGACCGGCATGGCTTTTGTGCTCGTTCAAGACCTTGACCCGAGCGACGAAAGCACCTCCGACGCCGTGGGCACGCTCGGGTCAAAGACCGGAATGCCCGTCAAAGAGGCCAGCGACGAAGGCCGCGTCGAGGCAAATCACGTCTACGTCATTCCGCCGGGCGCTGACATGGTCATTGAAGACGGTATTCTGCGGCTCAGCCCGCGTACGTCGTTTGACGGCCAGCCCATGCCGGTTGACATCTTTCTCCGGGCCCTGGCCGCTGACCGCCATGACCGCGCCATCGCCGTCATCCTTTCCGGGCCCGGCAGCGACGGGGCCTTAGGCGTACAGACCGTCAAAGCTGAAGGCGGCATCACGTTTTGTCAGGAACCGGCTTCCGCCGGGAATCCCGGCATGCCGGCCGCGGCCATCAGCACCAGTTGCGTGGATTTTGTACTAGCCCCGGCAGGAATAGCCGGGGAGTTAGGCAGGATCAGCCGGCACCCTTACAGCCGCAAGCGGCCGGTAAAGGCGCCGGCCTCCGAAGGGGCAGCGGAAGCGAAGGTGGGAAAAGCGGGCGCAAAGAAAAGCGCCGCAGGCGCGGGCGGCGATGATCGTCACGGTGCGGAAATGCTGCGCGTGCTGATACTCCTGAGGAGTATTTTCGGGGCGGATTTCATGCACTATCCTCCGACGACGATTCAGCGGCGGGTGCTGAGGCGGATGGCCCTCCTGCACATCGACCGGGTGGAGGACTACGTGCGGTTTCTGCACGGCCACGAAGGGGAACTCGTCACCCTTCACCAGGAGATCCTGCTTAAGGTCAACAGCTTTTTTCGCGATCCCGGCGTCTTCGAGTTTTTGAAAAGGCGCGTTTTTCCCGGCATCGTCAAAGATTGCCTCGGCGACCAGGGCGTGCGGCTCTGGGTGCCTGGCTGCTCGACGGGCGAGGAAGCCTACTCACTCGCCGTCTGTCTATCTGAGTATCTCGAACAGCACCGGGCTCATTGTCCCGTTCAAATCTTCGCGACCGACTTGAGCGACGCCGCACTGGATCACGCCCGGGAGGGCACCTACATCGAAAACATCGCATTGGATGTTTCGCCCGAACGCCTCCGGCGCTTTTTCACCCGCATCGGCCGGAGTTACCGGGTCGCCAAACCGATTCGTGAACAGATCGTGTTCGCACGGCATAACCTCGTCAAAGACCCACCATTCTCAAGGCTGGATCTCATCAGTTGTCGCCACCTGCTGAGCGACCTGAGCCCGAATCTCCGGCGAAAGATCGGTTTCACCCTCCACTATGCCTTGCGGCCCGGTGGCCACCTGGTGCTCGGCCATTCGGAAAATGCGGACGAATTTGCCGGCCTTTTCACGCCCCTCGACGAGGAAACGTGCATTTTCGTCCGGCAAGACGCTCCTTCTCGCGGGCGCTCCGAATCGCGGGCGACCGGCCACCCCTCAGGGCCGGGGCGGCAAGCGCCGAGCCCGAAAACGCCTGACCCCCTTCCCCCCTATGCCCGTTCCGGGGGAGCCAACCCGTCCAGGACCGTGCAGGAGGCAGGCAGCCCGGAGATAGTGCAGGAGGCAAACCGGTTGCTTATCCAACGTTACGCGCCGCCAGGGGCGGTGGTAAACAGCCGTTTCGAGGTGATCGAGTTTCACGGGCAGGGTCACGCCTACTTCGAACCGGCTTACGGCAAGGCAAGTTTCAACCTGCTCAAACTGATCAAGGAGCCCTTGGCCATCCACGTCCGCAGCCTGGTCGCTGCCGCGCGTCGGAATTTTATCGCTCGAACTCAGCGCGTAACTTACCGCGAACACGGGCTAACCCACGAACTCGAACTGGAAGTGGTGCCCCTCACGGCACCCTCGGAACGCCATTTTCTGGTCCTTTTCCACCGCGCCACGCCAGGTGGCCCGCATGCGGCCTCCTCGGAGTCTGAACGCGCGTCCTTGCCCGCAGAGGAGAGGACGCCGCAAACCCACGAGGTTGAAACGTTGCGGCAGGAATTGGCGACCACGCAGCAGTACCTCGAAAGCATCATCAAAGAACAGGATGCGGCGACCGAGGAGATCAAGATTGCCAACGAAGAAATTCGTTCCAGCAACGAGGAACTGCAGTCGACGAACGAAGAACTCGAAGCGGCAAAAGAAGAACTTCAGACCAATAATGACGAGCTCGCCACGCTCAATCAGGAACTGCAAGTCCGCAACGCCGAGCTGGCGAACGTCAACAACGACCTCATCAACCTGGTCAACTCGATCAATTTCGCCATTCTCATGCTTGGCAGTGACGGGCGCATCCGGCGGTTCACCGCTATCGCCATGCGGTTGTTCAACCTGATCCCGGCGGATCTCGGACGGCCTTTCAGCGACATCCGGTCCAACCTGCAGGTACCGGATTTCGCCCACCTCGTTGACGAAGTCATCCAAACCGTGACAAGCAAGGAAAGAGAAGTTCAGGATAAGGAAGGCCGCTGGTACAGCATGAGCATCCGCCCTTACCGGACCTCAGAGCATAAGATTGACGGAGCCGTAATTTACCTCGTGGACATCGATGACCTGAAGCGCAGCCTCGAGGCGTTCAAGAGGTCCCGGGATTTCTCGCAAGCCGTGGTCGAAACCGTTCGTGAACCGCTCGTCGTTTTGGATGCCGGGCTCAAGGTGAAATCCGCGAATACGGCTTTTTATAACTTGATCGGCGCCGCTCCGCAGGAAACCCTCGGCCGGTCGTTCCATACCCTGGCCGATGGTGATTGGGATATACCCCGGCTCCGGCGGTTTCTGGCGGACGTCGTCGAAACCGGGAACCGGATCCAGGATTATGTCATCGAGCACAACTTTCGGGAGATCGGACGCAAGCGCCTCCTGTTTAATGGCCGGCGGATCAACGGGGAGGACCAAACGCCGCCGCTGATCTTACTCGCGATCGAGGACGTGACGGAAAGACGACGCGTCGAACAGCAGGTACTCGCCGTCAGCGAACGCGAGCGACGGCGGATGGCGCAGGAGCTTCACGATGGGCTCGGCCAGCACCTGACCGCCATTACGTTCGTCGCGCAAACGATCCATCACCAGTTAGAGCACCAGAATTACGCGGAAGCGACGAAGAATGCGGAGCAACTCGTTACTGAGGTGAGCGAAGCGACGGGGCTCACCCGGGATTTGGCCAAGGGCTTGCACCCGATGCAGCTGCAAGGGGACCAGTTCCAGACTGCAATGGGAACGCTGGCCAACAACGTCAGCAGCCTTTTTAAAGTTGTCTGCACGTTCCGTTGCGACCACCCGTGCCTGCCGCCCGCCGGTAGCGATGAGGGAGCTACCCAGCTCTACGGCATCGCCCAGGAGGCCATCAACAACGCGTTGAAACACGCCAAGCCGACCCGTATCACCATTTCCTATAAACAGGATCCTCAAACCGGGCGGGCCAGGCTTCTCATCGGCAACGATGACTCCGGCAGCCCGAAGCCTGCCGGCCCCGATCAGATTACGCGCGGCATGGGCCTAAGGATCATGCGTTATCGCGCCGAGAGCATCGGAGGAAAATTCCATTTCGATCAGGCTCCCGATGGCAGTACACTCGTCACGGCAACATTCGGCGAAGAGGGTGATGAAAAATGA